Proteins from a single region of bacterium:
- a CDS encoding polymer-forming cytoskeletal protein, whose protein sequence is MASKSQKRRIGDVEYGSYIADGAEVRGAYRGRTNLLIAGTLRGDVEVNGTVMITTPAGVNGGVSAVNVIVSGRVEGDVNARKVAEVRRKAVIKGNVVAREVYVEEGAQVGGEIIAHGKRGVTSFRERRRAAEAARAGGE, encoded by the coding sequence ATGGCAAGTAAATCTCAGAAGCGGCGCATAGGCGACGTGGAATACGGTTCGTACATCGCGGACGGCGCCGAGGTCCGCGGCGCGTACCGCGGCCGAACGAATTTGCTCATCGCCGGCACTCTCCGCGGCGACGTCGAAGTGAACGGGACCGTTATGATTACGACGCCGGCGGGCGTGAACGGCGGCGTCTCCGCGGTAAACGTGATCGTTTCCGGCCGCGTCGAGGGCGACGTCAACGCCCGCAAAGTGGCCGAAGTAAGGCGGAAGGCCGTCATAAAGGGCAACGTCGTCGCCCGGGAAGTGTACGTCGAGGAGGGCGCCCAGGTGGGCGGCGAAATTATCGCCCACGGGAAGCGCGGCGTAACGTCCTTCCGGGAGCGGCGCCGCGCCGCCGAAGCGGCCCGCGCCGGGGGCGAGTGA